In Mus pahari chromosome 16, PAHARI_EIJ_v1.1, whole genome shotgun sequence, the DNA window TATCAGCATGAAAGAAGAGATCAAAACATGTCAGAGTCATAGGTGGTAGGTGAGCCCAGGGAACCAGCATCTTCACTGATACTACAGGTCTGATCCATGCATAAAATCGGACTTtgatagcatgcacaagacctgcacaagttcaaaccagacaaaatcccagcactgtggacgGGAGATGGACACAAAATCCTAGCCCTAAGAAAAAAagttatttgcaaatgatatcaGATAAAAGGGGGAAATGTCAGTTTTCTCCAAATAGTATGATTGATTATACCAACTACACTCCAGGTTAGACCGCAAGCCCAGGAGAAATCGCTCAACACAAAACATATTGCACaggttttgcttttcttatggggtggattattttattttctttggatattttagtctgatttttttctctttttcttattttttgactgttttgattttcattttttttttgttttgttctttttcttctttcatgaggGAGAAAAAATGGAGTGGGAGAGCCAGATTTGGTTAGATAAGGTGTTAGGGAGAATCAGGAGGAATTAGGGAAGGGAAagtatatgattaaaatataatgtatggaaagtattttaaatgaaaaattaagaaaggaaaacttGTCATCACaatgaaacataaaacaatatgAAACTTCAATCACAGGCATGAATTTTCACATGTCTAGCGCATAGTACTATAAATCTGTCAGCCATCTCCaagtaaaatcaagactcttgtaaatattttcttatatttaattgaattcagataaaaaataattcatgaatCTGAATATGGAGGATCAGGACTTGATACTTGATAAAATAGACTTGTGTTTGACCTTGATAATGAATGGTGATTGGCGAGGGATAATTGTTGTGAGTGTTTAATGAAACAGAAAGTAATATTATACTCTGCCCAGAGCAATAAGTATTGTACAAAGTATACTGTGAGAAAGATATATCTTAATGTTATCCATTAATTCTGGGAATGTCTACTGCATTGGGTACCAAATATTGCTCTTGCAAAAGGACGATTTCAAATTTAATACCCATTGCAGGACTTGTGACGTCTGTGAATGAGAAAAGTGGAAAGTAAAATCACCACTCACCTGGCTGAGTATACTCTTGGTGTCCTCAAGAAGTTCTGCAATTTTTGTctcaatattttcatatataggGAGGATATCATCGTCTATTCCTTGTGCACTTTCAGATAGGCTTATTTGGTTTTTAAGAGTTTCATTCCAAGCCTGAATTCTACTGAGTATCAAGATTGGATAGTCTTGGAGCTGAGCAGCAAGGATTCCGCAATTACATAAATAAGCGAAATAAAGAAGGattagttttttggttttctataaGACAGgctgaattaaataaaatctataacTTTTATGGTAAGGTAGAAAGgctgtggaaaataaaaataatatggaataataaaacataaacaattaTCATTGTGACATTAAGAAATAACTTATATAGATAACTATTAACAATTACCCATTTCATTTAATTGATCATGTcttgttttccatatgaaattgtaCCATTAGACTCCCCTTTAAGTTCTTTCATACTTCATTATTTTAGTTGTCCATGAGAACCCAAGAATTTGCTGGGGCTTAGTAGGTGTCCTGATTCAGGGTAAATAGATGTCCCCAGTGCAAGTGGTAAGACATTTATTTAACTCACAGTTATCCCATTAATAAAGTAGATTATTCAAAATTATACATATTCTGgattattttaagttattaatAAAAGTGCTTCATGAAGACAATCTGGAATTATTAAATGTGGCTTCATCAGCCTGAAGCCACTCCCTGCTCTTGCCTCTAGTAGAGTAAAACATTTGTTGGAATATATAAATTAAGAACAGTGAAACAATGGAGTGTCAATGTCTTTAATAACAACATGAATGGAAATAACAATGGAATGTTGACTTTCCAGTGCATTCCAGAATATTACATAAAACTAATTCCTGACTTAAAATACCTCATGTTCTGAAATCTCTAACTATCACAGAGACAGGGAAATGGGTTCTGAGGAAACCTGTAGATATTTTGATAGTTATGTGAAAAATACATAATGGAAAGAATCAGATTCAACGGCATTGGCAATATAGCTTACTGGGACCATTGCTGCATATAAATAATACTGAGGACTTGAATTGAATGGAGCCTACATGTTCTGATGGAAGGTACAAGTTCCGTAAATCCTTTAGTGATTCAGTCTCCTTACCTCAGCTAGATTTTGTGAGTGCTAATCACAGAAATGTTAAAACAGCACTTTGTGGAGTACCTAATCACAgagtacatatataaaaatattttcttcctccattttgcCTAATTACTATCACAAGACATTTAAATCAGTTCATTTGGTGATAGGTTTTGAAAGAGAATCATAGGGAAAGATCACAATAGTTAGAATTGGAGCTGAACTGATATATagaaccagtaccccctgagctcgtgtctctagctgcatatgtagcagaagatggactagtcggccatcattgggaagagaggccccttggtcttgcaaactttatatgacccagcacagggcaatgtcagggccaagaagtgggagtgcatgggtaggggagcaggggtgggggagggtatagggaactttcaggatagcatttgaaatgtaaataaagaaaatatctaataaaaaaaaaggacctTTGCATTAAAACTGAGGGCATGGCTTATTCTCAGGAGCATTGCACAGTACTTATAAGCAATCTGATGTTCAGGTTCTTTCAGTTAAGACATAAAGGGAAGCTAAGTATTCATGCAGACATTAATAGGCATGTAAGAACAtagtagaaacagaagaattAAGAATACTGAGCATGGTAGTCAGTAATGTGAAATTTACCAATGAGGCACATTCACTGTCATATACAAAGAGCAAAAATGTGTttgcatttattaaataaaatgtaatagtgAGATATATTACTAAATTAAAAATGGACAATTTCTTAATTATCTTAATGGACAATTTCTGGACTTGTGACAATATCACTTAGCATTTCCTTATTATTTATCATgtatctaaaaatcacttctctttGTTTATTCTTAGTCCATTTCCATGTAGGTATGATTTCCACATCTATTACAGTACTTACTGAAACCTGCAGTATAATAAAGCAAAGTTAGTCTGCTGCTTACATGAAAAATCAAGCCAAAGACTCACAGAGATAACTTTTTGGGCTTCTTCCATGTCTTCTGGAGTTTTGGTGGAATATTTGTGGCAGTAGGTGAGATTCTTAGTCAGTAACTCCTGATGCCCAAGAAATTCAAGCATCTGCATATGTCAAAATTTATATGAATCCACAACCAGAATATTAATGTACTCAATAGGTGTGTGCTTTTTACAGATGAAACATACATAACATCTAAGATGAAGAATATAATGATGTGAaagtttgatattttttctttttaatttaactgtaatttaatttttctcatctgtCAAACCTCAGCTCATTCAATTATTCAATATtctattaatttttctatttccctAAATCATTCTATAATAAAGAGAAgccttaaaataacaaaaaatagaaaataaagaatgtaCTCGACGAAaagatgggccatccagagataccccacccggggatgcatctcataatcagtcaccaaacgcagacactattgcatatgccagcaagattttgctgacaggaccctgatatagctgtctcatgtgaggctatgtcagtgcatggcaaatacagaagtggatgctcacagtcatctattggatggaacacaaggcccccaatggaggagctagagaaattacctaaggagctaaagggttctgaaaccctataggtggaacaacaatatgaactaaccagtacccccagagctcatgtctctagctgcatatgtagcagaagatggccaagtcggccatcattgggaagagaggccacttggtcttgcaatctttatatgttccagtacaggggaacaccagggccaagaagtgggactaggtgggtagggaagcagggctggggagagggtataggatacttttgggatagcatttgaaatgtaaatgaagaaaatatctaataaaaaattttaaaaaagaatgtactCGATATCATCTTTCCTTAGAATCTTGGCCCAGTATTATggtatattatatttatgtttagTAATATCTTGTTTCCTGCAAGTCCAAATTGATGAAGATCATTTACATTTTCCCcaaatatgtttttttcctattataaGTGAATATAATCATCTGCACCATCCAGTGTTAATCATAAATCCTGACTGAAATTGTGTTGTTTGACAAATTTAGATATAGCAAACTGATCATTTTAGTAAgcaatgaaatttaaaagcaacAAAAGAGTAAATGATGCTTACCTTTTGGTCAATAGATCATTTAcaaatttatactttaaatatacTATTAAGAGCTTGTTATTTAAAACTGATCATCAATTCCTGTGTAAAAATTGAATGGGTTCCCAGGAATTTGAAAGAGGGTCAGTAGAGATTGAGGAATGAGAAACCAATTTGAAAATACACAATAATAACACATCTGTGGCAAGTGCAGAGACAAATTTTCTTCATGCCCATTGTTTTACTGAagcctttcatttttctcctttatgttGACTGACCTTGAACAGATAACAGTCATCAGGAGGAGGGTGTCTATTTTTGCTTCTCAACCAGCCCCCCTACTGAATGAACTCCAGCCCTGGAGAGCTGTAAAGGGAATATAAGCATTGGGATTCCTGAAAATAAATTAGTGTTTTCTTCCCTCTTGATATGGTTTCCATTTGGATTGCTTCTAACTCCTACACAAACTGACTATAATGCAGTTCAACCTTCTTGGGGATCTTCAGTGAACTAAGTGAAAAATGCCAATGTTTTCTGTCTCCTTCGAAGTTACATTCAGACATAGGAGGCCTTCCCTAGTCACAACAGCAAGTATACATTTAGTttacaattataattttaattaacagtaaataaatttataagaaaTTGAGCAAATAATTTTTTGCAAGTTTTCCCATTCTCACTTTCCTTTTTACTGCCAGAAGGCTTCATATATGATAATGTAAGAGAGAAATATCACAATGTACCTCTGGATATGTCTTTGCTGATTTCTCTTATAAGTTCAAGTACTGTAATTATCATGAAAGCTTTTGGggggaaatggaaataaaggtgGTACTTACAAATTGATCATAGGagtctgatgatgatgatgaacttaGCTGAATCAGAAAAGGGGAAATCATTAAAGAAATGTGTGCTAAAAGACAACACAAATGCATATTTGTTGCAAAAAAGAGACATTCTATGGATGCCCACTTCAACACTAAAACCATGTATAATATATCCTTCTTGATATTAACTGACCTTTAACAGAGAACATACAGTCTTCATGAACATAGaaactgtttcttttctaaacCAGCCATTCCAGTGAATAAACTTTTGCACCAGAAATCTTTACagatgatttaaataaaaactatgtGTGATTCCCAGCATTTAGGAGTGTATGAGAAGCTAATATAGTGTTGTTGCTGTTAGCTCCTCCCCCTCTTAAATTTTCACACTTTAGAATCTTTGCATGCATTCCTTCTGATTCACTGCAATGCCCATCTTCTCTATTGGATATCATGAACGTGCTAAGTAAATATGTTAACTGGCTCCATAGAAGCAAAATGATGGGATCAGAATTCTTCACTGGACACGGTTATTGAAATATTAtgatgcacatgcacatattttttaaataaacaattaaaaatgggaaaaggaCCTTAGAAATTGTCTTCCACGCAATCCCGAGGTAATCTAAAGCTGTCCCTTTCTTATTCTGCTTTTCTGTGACTGACATTTTCTATTAATTAAAAGTTGTTAACTCAAAGCTTTTGGTGGCCATGGCAAGAAGGTGGAAGTAAGCAATGTACTCACAAATTTATCTAAAAGTTTTGCCGACATCTCACTGATGGTCTGAGgcaggatgaaagaaaagaacagaaaaagtgGTGAGTTAAACAGTGGCATAAATGAATACTTATTGGGAAAAGACACATATTCTCTGGGTGTTTATTTCTGTGCTGAAACCCCTGtatgttctttcttccttgaacagAAAAACCTACCACCCTCAGAAACAGAGCCATTACTCGTCAAACCCAAACTTCCAAGGATTGCATGTCTTTAAACAAGGACTCTCTCAGTGTTTAAACATTCGAGAGGCTAATGTTTCagggctttttggttttgtttgtttgttttgcttggttttgttttgttttatggatttCTTTCTTGTCATATCATCACCATTTAAATCAGTTTCATTCACTCCATGTGACGCACTGTAATACATTTCTCCTCAATTGGATGTAGTGCTGTGTATTAAAGAAGCTAAAAGAGACTGTCCTCaggcaaacaaatgaaagaaatcagaccTCTTGCCAACtgtgtttattagatatttatgcCAAAAGTGGAAatttaagaaaactgaaaaataagtaGAGAAAACTCAAAGGTTCATTGAATTTTTCAAAAATCTGTAAGTTCTTGAAGCAtatcccatttttctttcttcacttttctaTAACTGCTGCTTAAATTCATTTATGTAAAggtattttattagaaatttagtTTCCTATAACAATAACTGTTGTACAGGATAATCTTTGACAAGAAGGTTGCTTTATAACAATAACAATAGAAACAAAGATTTAAGTAAAGTACTTACAAATATCCTGCGCACCTCCATGTTGAGGTCACTGATATTCTTAGAAAGTATCATGGCATGATCAAACAGTCCTTTGATGGATAGTGGATCATCATCAGTAACATTGCTGCTTAAAGGTACACAGGCCACATTCTCCCATAAAAGGAGGCTtgacaccagcagcagcagaagtgCCCCTGCTAAAAGAATGTGTTTTAtgcatgtaggtatgtgtatgtgtgtacacacacacacacacacacacacacacacacacacacatatatatatatatatatgtgtgtgtgtgtgtgtgtgtgtgtgtgtgtatttacatttatacaggctccactatgttcatagcagccttatttataatggccagaagtcagaaaatgtggtacatttacacaatggagtgctactcagctattaaaaacaatgaattcatgaagttcttaggcaaatgaatggaagtagcaaatatcatcctgagtgaggtaacccattcacaaaagaacacacatggtatgcattcactgttaagtggataatagcccaaaATTTCAGGATACCAAAGATataatttacagaccacatgcaGCTCAAGAAAAAGAAACGGCAAAGCtggattcttcagtccttcttagaagggtaaATAAATTACTCaagggagaaaatacagagaaaaagtgtggataACTGACTAAAGGAGTGGacctccagagactgccacacctggggatccatcccatatacagacaccataTCAAGATATTATTGCAAATGCCATGAAGTTCTtgttgacaggagtctgatatagctgcctcctgagaggctctgctggagcctgacaaatacagaggcatatgctcacagctaaccattgggaTGAGCATGAGGttccaatgaaggagttagagaaaggactgaaggagctgaaagaagaacaactatatcaaccaactagacccctgCACCCTGAGATcgcagggactaaactaccaaccaaagagtacctaTGGCTCCAGCagatatgtagccaaggatggccttgttgggcatcaatgggaatagaggcccttggtcttgtgaaggcttgatgccccagtgtaggggaatgccaaggcatggagtcgggagtgggtaggtgtgaGGAGGAACACTCTcacagaagctgggggagggggatgggataggaggtttccagggTGGAAACtgggaaaaaggataacatttgaaatgtaactaaagaaaatattgaataaaaaatgataaaattcttTCATGTCAAGAATATCAGTGAAGAGATTGAGAAAACAGAACATGTTTCATTCTTCCTTCTACAGTTACTATAAATTTAATACACAATCTATTATCTCATTTCAGTCAAAAGTCTCATTTTCTGCAATTTGACTGAGACTGTTCCTTTCATGCCCTGATTATCTAACGTTGTGTAAGCAAAGCATTTGCTCTTACCACTAGACCGTGATAAACTTCCCTTTCTATAAAGTcaattaagaaatacaaaatatcgCTAGATAGCTCTACATATTTCCTATAATTATTAGTTCTTTTATAAACTTCTGATACTAGAGTATGTGGTGTATTTTCTTTCAATAGCATCGACTAGAAAGTTCTTCCCAGCTTAAATAGATTTTCTTTGTCCTGAATAGGCATGAAAAACAGTGTATTCActctatagagaaaaaaaagcatacaaaatGTAAATTGTCTAGAGAATAATGTACACCAATGAACTGTCTTAGCTGATTTAGAACATGAAgtgttacttacaggagcatggtTGAGTGAAAGACAGTGGCATCTCTGAGGTGTCCTGCACGCTTGGCTGTTTCTCACAGTCCCTACCCTAGTAGATAATCCACCTCCTATATAGTCCATTGAATCAGCCCCAAGGCCACAACACTGCCAGGGGGTAAGAAGAAGTAACATCAGGAATGAAGGTGAGAACCATATGACTCTTTATCTTCAGGAAGTGCTAACAGCCTCAAGATCATCATGACTCAAGTGGTTACTTTCATCCTTTTAGATTATTTTAGGTTATACCTAGGGTCCAAGTTAAGTTGCAAACCACTAGAGACATCTCTTCTCCATAAAGGGTTTTGTGAATACCATGCCTGAACAAAATATAGGATACCTACAAAATATGGGATACTTGCATATTTCTGTCATTGAATATTTGGAGCAGtttaacacataaacacacacacatataaaataacaatgtaacatatatacatgtatatgtgtgtgtgtgtgctgtaaagTGTTTACTAGACACAGTAAGTCAATATTATAAAGTATAAATCTAGGtgtgtggaaagagagagagagagagagagagagaggtgatttgtggttgttcttttgtgttttggagaGGAGATTTACATGGGGTTATAGGTAAAGTACTTTCACCTAACCAAAGACAACATCAACCTTTCATGTTGCATCTCAAAATATCCCATGCCACAGATTTTCACCAAGACTAACCTATTTAAGTATAGGTTCTACATTTAACTGGGCTTAAACCTAAACAGAATGTATTTGACTGTACCTATGACAGTTGTATCATGTTTGCTGTCAGGTTTGGTAGCTGCATTCTAAGCATGTCCCTATATGATATTTCATAGCTATTGCCAACATAGGGTCATCAGAATGTAAAGAATGAGTGTGGAACCTTCATTTCAGTCACAGTACCTCTTTATCATCCAATATAGCTTTTGCTATACTGTCCCCTAGTCTCTTAATTTTAGGGTTGTTTTCATCCAACATGTTGTCAATAGTCTATAATACATGATGACTACTTTTCCAGAAACCATCTGTGCTGTCCGGTGAGAACTATAGTTCACTGAATAGAGGAGGAATCAGCAGGGATGGACATCCTCTCCTTGCAGAAACAGGTGCTTTCGTGAAGAACAGAACAATGAAAATCACAATATTAAATTAGAGCACTGAATAAAATTTTTCCTATGGTTTCCATATAGAATTTTCAATGTTCTTTAGATGTACTTAACCTTCACTATTCAACTTCATGCCCCCTGCCTTCTAATCCCCACTTCATTTAATATGGCTTCTCAATTGCCACTTAATACCTTCCATGATTTACTATGTCTTTCCAGTCTTGAAATTTAGTCACTCATCTCACTGATCTCTTGCTACCTCATGAATTCCAATGGTATTTCAATTTAAACAATCATATCTAAAATTCAAAGAGAGGGAGCTGAAAAGTTGACTTGGAGATTAAGACCTTATCCTGTTCTTCCTAATGACCTGTGTTAGATTTGCAATAACCACTTCTGGCAGTTTACAAGggcctgtaagtccagttccaggggaatcaaGCTGCTCTCGCCTCATAGTCACTTGctctttgatatatatatttcaaagctAGGGTCCATATGTGGGAAAGAACACTTAGTATATCTTTGTGAGTCTTCATTAATTCACTAAAATTAGTTATGTACAACTACAAACATTTCACtacacttatgtgtgtgtgtttatgtttgtgggtgtgtgtgtaatTTACTTTATTCATCAACTGATAAGTCTAAgctgtttctgttccttctttgttGTGAATAGAGCATtaataaatatagataaagaaGTATCTACCTTGTAGGATACATCCAAGAACTGCATAGCTGAATCAAAAAAAGTAAGTTAATATCAATATTTTTGAGGAAACACTACATCAATTTCCATAGTGGATaccctatattttattttcactatgGGGCTACCATAAAGAGATCTCCCTTAAATGTAAGAGAAACCATTTCATGAACTATGACTCACACTAAGAAAAAAAGGtagaagaaataaagcaataGCATTCATCTATCTGTTTCTTGATAGTTCAAGCAGTGTGACAAGCCATCTTACAATTCCTGACCCAGTGAATTGTGTTCCTTTGAAATGTAAGGTACCAGATGCTTCTTTAGAAAAGTCACtcttgttagtttttttgtttttgtttttgtttttttgtttttgttttgttttgttttgttttatcatagtagagaaaaagaaaattgtacaAATGCCATTACCCTGGAGGAGTTACTCTTCACTGTCCTCAGGCATTTGCACAAGGCTGCCTTGGTAGAGGAAGTTAACAtgatctgtatttgccaggagtAAATAAGGAATTGATTCCATGTTTATCTACATAACCTTCATTCTTGAGCATAACTGGCTCCTGACTAGCACTTTGGCtatacctgttttgttttgtttttatgggttttttttttttttttacaaatatctgCCTACTCTAAGGTTTAGGGATTTATGGataaagttataaataaatgtttctagtTTCTCATGAACACTTAAGTTTAGCTTAATTTCATGTATTTGCATGATATTTTCCAATTTCTATTTGTGATATATGTTATGTCTCTAATAAAGTCCAGCTACTCTGAATTTAATATCTTTAAGTGCAAAGTGTACATATTTGTAGACATGATAACTCTCTAActttaacaaaacaaatttcagccatatatattatattatattatattatatatgcatatattatatatattacagtcACCCAGTATCTTTGTCCATCCAATTCTAGTAACTATGAGgtctatttattttcctttccaagtGAGATTCACACTTGGTACCTTGGGCCTTCCTAATTATGGAgtttctttaggtctgtgga includes these proteins:
- the LOC110333745 gene encoding prolactin-7A1 isoform X1; amino-acid sequence: MPLSFTQPCSSGALLLLLVSSLLLWENVACVPLSSNVTDDDPLSIKGLFDHAMILSKNISDLNMEVRRIFTISEMSAKLLDKFLSSSSSSDSYDQFMLEFLGHQELLTKNLTYCHKYSTKTPEDMEEAQKVISLQDYPILILSRIQAWNETLKNQISLSESAQGIDDDILPIYENIETKIAELLEDTKSILSQVYGTTENVDDYTLWSGLEDLQSSDEESRFLALCKLSYCLHVDIHTAKLYLEFLRCVVLVNSDSCLSSKTGNDS
- the LOC110333745 gene encoding prolactin-7A1 isoform X2; the protein is MPLSFTQPCSWALLLLLVSSLLLWENVACVPLSSNVTDDDPLSIKGLFDHAMILSKNISDLNMEVRRIFTISEMSAKLLDKFLSSSSSSDSYDQFMLEFLGHQELLTKNLTYCHKYSTKTPEDMEEAQKVISLQDYPILILSRIQAWNETLKNQISLSESAQGIDDDILPIYENIETKIAELLEDTKSILSQVYGTTENVDDYTLWSGLEDLQSSDEESRFLALCKLSYCLHVDIHTAKLYLEFLRCVVLVNSDSCLSSKTGNDS